In Bradyrhizobium sp. 1(2017), one DNA window encodes the following:
- the araD gene encoding L-arabinonate dehydratase codes for MINKKKTPDQLRSARWFAPDDLRSFGHRSRAMQMGYAPEEWKDRPCIAILNTWSEAQPCHMHFKSRVDDVKRGILMAGGLPVELPALSLSESLLKPTTMLYRNLLAMDAEELLRSHPVDGVVLMGGCDKTTPALLLGATSMNIPAIYLPAGPMLRGNWKGKTLGSGSDGWKYWDERRAGKISDKDWLDIEAGIARSYGTCMTMGTASTMTAIAEAIGMTLPGASSIPAADANHIRMASECGRRIVEMVWEDLTPKTIQTRKAFENAIAVAMAMGCSTNAIIHLIAQARRAGQDIGLDDFEIASRKVPVIANVRPSGDAYLMEDFFYAGGLPALMGEIRQHLHLDCVTVTGKTLGENIDGAEVHNADVIRSVDNPIYKEGALAVLKGNLAPDGCVIKPSACAPRFLKHTGPALVFDDYPSMKKAVDDPNLDVTEDHILILRNAGPQGGPGMPEWGMLPIPTKLVKQGVRDMVRISDARMSGTSYGACILHVSPESYIGGPLALVQNGDRITLDVAARTINLDVPEAELARRRAAWKQPERRFERGYGWMFTKHIKQANDGCDFDFLETDFGAPIGEPSIY; via the coding sequence ATGATCAACAAGAAGAAAACGCCCGACCAGCTCCGCAGCGCGCGCTGGTTCGCACCCGACGATCTCCGCTCGTTCGGCCACCGCTCCCGCGCCATGCAGATGGGCTATGCCCCGGAAGAGTGGAAGGACCGGCCCTGTATCGCGATCCTCAACACCTGGTCGGAGGCGCAGCCCTGCCACATGCACTTCAAGTCGCGCGTCGACGACGTCAAGCGCGGTATCCTGATGGCCGGCGGCCTGCCGGTTGAATTGCCGGCGCTGTCGCTGTCGGAATCGTTGCTCAAGCCGACCACCATGCTGTACCGCAATCTGCTGGCGATGGACGCCGAGGAGCTCTTGCGCAGCCATCCCGTCGATGGCGTGGTGCTGATGGGAGGCTGCGACAAGACCACGCCCGCGCTGCTGCTCGGCGCGACCTCGATGAACATCCCGGCGATCTATTTGCCGGCGGGTCCCATGCTGCGCGGCAACTGGAAGGGCAAGACGCTCGGCTCGGGCTCGGACGGCTGGAAGTATTGGGATGAACGCCGTGCCGGAAAGATCTCCGACAAGGACTGGCTCGATATCGAGGCCGGCATCGCCCGCAGCTACGGCACCTGCATGACCATGGGCACCGCCTCGACCATGACCGCGATCGCGGAAGCGATCGGCATGACGCTGCCCGGCGCCTCCTCGATTCCGGCGGCCGACGCCAACCACATCCGTATGGCCTCGGAATGCGGCCGCCGCATCGTCGAAATGGTGTGGGAGGATCTGACGCCGAAGACGATCCAGACCCGGAAGGCCTTCGAGAATGCCATTGCGGTGGCAATGGCGATGGGCTGCTCGACCAATGCAATCATCCATCTGATTGCGCAGGCCCGCCGCGCCGGCCAGGACATCGGGCTCGACGATTTCGAGATTGCGAGCCGCAAGGTCCCCGTGATCGCCAACGTCCGTCCCAGCGGCGATGCCTATCTGATGGAGGATTTCTTCTACGCCGGCGGCCTGCCGGCGCTGATGGGCGAGATCAGGCAACATCTGCATCTCGACTGCGTCACCGTCACCGGCAAGACGCTGGGCGAGAACATCGATGGCGCCGAGGTCCACAACGCCGACGTGATCCGCTCGGTCGACAATCCGATCTACAAGGAGGGCGCGCTCGCCGTGCTCAAGGGCAATCTCGCGCCCGACGGCTGCGTCATCAAGCCCTCCGCCTGCGCGCCGCGCTTCCTCAAGCACACCGGCCCGGCACTGGTGTTCGACGATTATCCCTCGATGAAGAAGGCGGTCGACGATCCCAACCTCGACGTCACCGAGGATCATATCCTGATCCTGCGCAATGCGGGGCCGCAGGGTGGGCCGGGCATGCCGGAATGGGGCATGCTGCCGATCCCCACAAAACTCGTGAAGCAGGGCGTGCGCGACATGGTGCGCATCTCGGATGCTCGCATGAGCGGCACCAGCTACGGCGCCTGCATCCTGCACGTCTCGCCCGAATCCTATATCGGCGGCCCGCTGGCGCTGGTGCAGAATGGCGACCGCATCACACTCGACGTCGCCGCGCGCACCATCAATCTCGATGTGCCCGAGGCCGAGCTCGCCAGGCGCCGCGCCGCCTGGAAGCAGCCCGAGCGCCGCTTCGAGCGCGGCTATGGCTGGATGTTCACCAAGCATATCAAGCAGGCCAATGACGGCTGCGACTTCGACTTCCTCGAGACCGATTTCGGCGCGCCGATCGGCGAGCCGTCGATTTACTAG
- a CDS encoding ribonuclease activity regulator RraA: MPKLSEATRNKLKSVSTATVATALFKRGLRIQMIQDVHPVGADQPTMVGEAFTLRYMPAREDLNTIEVFKDRSHPQRKAVEDCPPGAVLMMDSRKDARAASAGAILITRLMKRGVAGVVTDGGFRDSAEIARLGIPAYHHRPSAPTNLTLHQAIEINVPIGCGDAPVFPGDVILGDADGVIVIPAHLADEIANETFEMTAFEDFVTEEVGNGRGIFGLYPATDPQTLTDFAEWRKKNGR, translated from the coding sequence ATGCCCAAACTGTCCGAAGCCACCCGCAACAAGCTCAAATCCGTCTCCACCGCCACGGTCGCGACCGCCTTATTCAAGCGCGGCCTGCGCATCCAGATGATCCAGGATGTGCACCCCGTCGGCGCGGACCAGCCGACCATGGTCGGCGAGGCCTTCACGCTGCGCTACATGCCGGCGCGCGAGGACCTCAACACCATCGAGGTGTTCAAGGACCGCTCGCATCCGCAGCGCAAGGCGGTCGAGGACTGTCCGCCGGGCGCGGTGCTGATGATGGACAGCCGCAAGGATGCGCGCGCGGCCTCCGCCGGTGCGATCCTGATCACGCGGCTGATGAAGCGCGGCGTTGCCGGCGTCGTCACCGACGGCGGCTTTCGCGATTCCGCCGAGATCGCCAGGCTCGGCATTCCCGCCTACCATCATCGCCCCTCGGCGCCGACCAACCTCACGCTGCACCAGGCGATCGAGATCAACGTTCCGATCGGCTGCGGCGATGCGCCAGTGTTCCCCGGCGACGTCATCCTCGGCGATGCCGACGGCGTCATCGTGATTCCCGCGCATCTGGCCGATGAGATTGCCAACGAAACATTCGAGATGACCGCGTTCGAGGACTTCGTCACCGAGGAAGTCGGCAACGGCCGCGGCATTTTTGGTCTCTACCCGGCTACAGATCCGCAGACGCTGACCGATTTCGCGGAATGGCGAAAGAAGAACGGCCGGTAA
- a CDS encoding SMP-30/gluconolactonase/LRE family protein produces the protein MNLTRRDLVAGAGAVAASALLARAAGAQSFPFTPNQRYPDPAVQILDPSFTKYRLYSSTVEQVATGMRWAEGPAYFPEGGYLLFSDIPNNRIMKFDEKTGQTSVFRTHANYANGNARDRQGRLVTCEHSVTRRITRTEKDGKITVLADKFEGKRLNAPNDIVVKSDDSIWFTDPLFGINGEWEGKKEKAEQATTNVYRIAKDGKISAVLTDLVNPNGLAFSPDEKKLYIVEWKGTPNRSIWSYNVGDDGALSGKTKLIDAADQGSLDGFRVDRDGNLWCGWGSNGALQSEPTDIGGRKVFQLKARPEDLDGVMVFNADGKPLAFIRLPERCANLCFGGPKNNRLYMASSHSVYALYVEAHGAV, from the coding sequence ATGAATCTTACGCGACGCGACCTCGTGGCCGGCGCTGGCGCTGTTGCGGCCTCGGCGCTTCTCGCCCGTGCCGCCGGCGCCCAGTCGTTCCCGTTTACACCGAACCAGCGTTATCCCGATCCCGCGGTCCAGATCCTCGATCCCAGCTTCACAAAGTATCGGCTCTATTCCTCGACGGTCGAACAGGTTGCAACCGGAATGCGCTGGGCTGAAGGCCCGGCCTATTTCCCGGAAGGCGGCTACCTGCTGTTCTCCGACATTCCCAACAACCGGATCATGAAGTTCGACGAGAAGACCGGACAGACCAGCGTGTTCCGCACCCATGCCAATTATGCCAATGGCAATGCGCGCGACCGACAGGGCCGCCTCGTTACCTGCGAGCACTCCGTTACCCGCCGCATCACCCGCACCGAGAAGGACGGCAAGATCACCGTGCTTGCCGACAAGTTCGAGGGCAAGCGGCTGAACGCGCCGAACGACATCGTGGTGAAGTCGGATGACAGCATCTGGTTCACCGATCCCTTGTTCGGCATCAACGGCGAATGGGAAGGCAAGAAGGAGAAGGCCGAGCAGGCCACCACCAACGTCTACCGCATCGCCAAGGACGGCAAGATCAGCGCCGTCCTCACCGATCTCGTCAACCCGAACGGCCTTGCCTTCTCGCCGGACGAGAAGAAGCTCTACATCGTCGAGTGGAAGGGCACGCCCAATCGCAGCATCTGGAGCTACAATGTCGGCGACGACGGTGCCTTGAGCGGCAAGACCAAGCTGATCGACGCCGCCGATCAGGGGTCGCTCGACGGTTTCCGCGTCGACCGCGACGGCAATCTCTGGTGCGGCTGGGGCTCCAACGGCGCGCTGCAATCCGAGCCCACCGATATCGGCGGCCGCAAGGTGTTTCAGCTCAAGGCCAGGCCGGAAGACCTCGACGGCGTGATGGTGTTCAATGCGGACGGCAAGCCGCTCGCCTTCATCAGGCTGCCGGAGCGCTGCGCCAATCTCTGCTTCGGCGGTCCCAAGAACAACCGCCTCTACATGGCCAGCAGCCACTCGGTGTATGCGCTGTATGTCGAAGCGCACGGGGCGGTGTAA
- a CDS encoding S9 family peptidase, translating to MTQAKTPSQPPVAPRRPHSFTRHGIAVTDDYAWLKDEKWQEVLRDPAVLDPDIRKYLDEENVYTDSLLGHTAGLQKTLVREMRGRIKEDDSSVPSPDGPFAYFRRFREGGQHELFGRMPRDGGEGQIVLDGDALAKDHKYFKFGGSRHSYDHKLQAWSADTKGSEYFSIRVRDWASGKDLDDLVEETDGGIVWSADCKSFFYVKLDDNHRPMQVWRHRLGTGQADDTLVYEEQDSGWFTHLHESTSGRFCVIAGGDHETSEQRLIDLANPEAPPRLVAAREEGVQYSLADRGDELFILTNADDAIDFKIVTAPLSQPERSNWRDLIPYRPGIYIIDLDLYAGHLVRLERANALPSIVIRDLTSREEHAIAFDEAAYSLDTMGSYEFETTNLRFAYSSMTTPSEVYDYDMVKRTRVLRKRQEIPSGHDAADYVTTRIMAKADDGAEVPVSILHRRGLKLDGTAPLLLYGYGSYGMAMPASFSANRLSLVDRGFVYAIAHIRGGADKGWGWYLDGKREKKTNSFDDFSASARALIDTKYTSAKRIVGHGGSAGGMLMGAVANRAGELFAGIVAEVPFVDVLNTMLDDTLPLTPPEWPEWGNPIESEKDFRTILSYSPYDNVAAKDYPAILAMGGLTDPRVTYWEPAKWIARLRATMRGGGPVLLRTNMGAGHGGASGRFDRLDEVAIVYAFALWAAGMAEVGV from the coding sequence GTGACACAAGCCAAAACGCCTTCCCAGCCCCCCGTCGCCCCGCGCCGGCCGCATTCCTTCACGCGGCACGGCATCGCCGTGACCGACGATTATGCCTGGCTGAAGGACGAGAAATGGCAGGAGGTCCTGCGCGATCCCGCGGTGCTCGATCCTGATATCCGTAAATATCTGGATGAGGAGAACGTCTACACCGACAGCCTGCTCGGCCACACCGCCGGCCTGCAGAAGACGCTGGTGCGGGAGATGCGCGGGCGGATCAAGGAGGACGATTCCAGCGTGCCGTCGCCGGACGGTCCCTTCGCCTATTTCCGCAGGTTTCGCGAAGGCGGGCAGCACGAGTTGTTCGGCCGCATGCCGCGCGACGGCGGCGAGGGCCAGATCGTGCTCGACGGCGACGCGCTCGCCAAGGACCACAAATATTTCAAGTTCGGCGGCAGCCGGCATTCGTACGATCACAAGCTACAGGCGTGGAGCGCCGACACCAAGGGCTCCGAGTATTTCTCCATCCGCGTGCGCGACTGGGCGAGCGGCAAGGACCTCGACGATCTCGTCGAGGAGACCGACGGCGGCATTGTCTGGAGTGCCGACTGCAAGAGCTTCTTCTATGTGAAGCTCGACGACAATCACCGGCCCATGCAGGTGTGGCGGCACAGGCTCGGCACTGGGCAGGCCGACGACACGCTGGTTTATGAGGAGCAGGATTCCGGCTGGTTCACCCATCTGCACGAGAGCACCAGCGGCCGCTTCTGCGTGATCGCCGGCGGCGATCATGAGACGTCCGAGCAACGATTGATCGATCTCGCAAATCCTGAGGCGCCGCCGCGCCTGGTCGCTGCGCGCGAGGAAGGCGTGCAATATTCGCTGGCCGACCGCGGCGACGAGCTGTTCATCCTCACCAATGCCGATGACGCCATCGACTTCAAGATCGTCACCGCGCCGCTGAGCCAGCCCGAGCGCAGCAACTGGCGCGACCTGATCCCGTATCGTCCAGGCATCTACATCATCGATCTCGATCTCTATGCCGGCCATCTGGTGCGGCTGGAGCGCGCCAATGCGCTGCCGTCGATCGTGATCCGCGATCTCACCTCCAGGGAGGAGCACGCGATCGCCTTCGACGAGGCCGCCTATTCGCTGGATACGATGGGCTCCTACGAGTTCGAGACGACGAATCTGCGCTTTGCCTATTCGTCGATGACGACGCCGTCGGAAGTCTACGATTACGACATGGTCAAGCGCACGCGCGTCCTGCGCAAGCGCCAGGAAATCCCGTCCGGCCACGATGCGGCCGACTACGTCACCACGCGCATCATGGCGAAGGCGGATGACGGCGCCGAGGTGCCGGTGTCGATCCTTCATCGCCGCGGACTGAAGCTCGACGGCACCGCGCCACTACTGCTCTACGGCTACGGCTCCTATGGCATGGCGATGCCGGCCTCGTTCAGCGCCAACCGCCTGTCGCTGGTCGATCGCGGCTTCGTCTATGCCATCGCCCATATCCGTGGCGGCGCCGACAAGGGTTGGGGCTGGTATCTCGACGGCAAGCGCGAGAAGAAGACGAATTCGTTCGACGATTTCTCAGCCAGCGCCCGTGCGTTGATCGACACGAAATACACCAGCGCAAAGCGCATCGTCGGCCATGGCGGCTCGGCCGGCGGCATGCTGATGGGCGCGGTGGCCAACCGCGCCGGCGAATTGTTCGCCGGCATCGTCGCCGAGGTGCCGTTCGTCGACGTGCTCAACACCATGCTCGATGACACGCTGCCGCTGACGCCGCCGGAATGGCCGGAATGGGGAAACCCGATCGAAAGCGAGAAGGATTTCCGCACCATCCTGTCCTATTCGCCTTACGACAATGTCGCGGCAAAGGACTATCCGGCGATCCTCGCGATGGGCGGCCTGACTGATCCGCGGGTCACCTACTGGGAGCCCGCCAAATGGATCGCGCGCCTGCGCGCCACCATGCGCGGCGGCGGCCCGGTGCTCCTGCGCACCAACATGGGCGCCGGCCATGGCGGCGCCTCGGGGCGGTTCGACCGGCTCGATGAAGTCGCGATCGTCTACGCGTTCGCGCTGTGGGCGGCGGGGATGGCGGAGGTCGGGGTGTAA
- a CDS encoding MBOAT family O-acyltransferase — protein MLFNSYPFILLFLPIVLAGYFWLGRRSNLTPVIWLALASLAFYAIGNWQFLPLLLISIAFNFGIGHLLIVAELKPLQRKAALAFGVIGDLVVLGIFKYAGFVTENINALAGTHHAVHILLPVGISFYTFTQIAFLVDAHRGQVAAYALPHYALFVTYFPHLIAGPILHHKDMIPQFEREKAKHPDPHLILCGTIIFAIGLFKKTCIADGIQPLVALAFEARSPSFDQAWLGALAYTFQLYFDFSGYSDMAIGISLMFGIFLPVNFNSPYKATSIVEFWRRWHMTLSQFLRDYLYIPLGGNRRGRVLRYVNLLVTMLLGGLWHGAAWTFVVWGALHGVYLCVNHAFNALVPAMPPMFSRPARVLGCVLTFLAVVIAWVFFRADSVAWALRVLHAMADPSIIVFGREEIAALVLVLIYAALVWLAPNTQAIMGYDHAGRRVGENLRAGRMRPLFLYGASLVLAFGILGIQSHSEFIYFRF, from the coding sequence ATGCTGTTCAATTCCTACCCGTTCATCCTGCTGTTCCTGCCGATCGTGCTGGCGGGCTATTTCTGGCTGGGGCGACGCAGCAATCTGACGCCGGTGATCTGGCTGGCGCTGGCCTCGCTCGCCTTCTACGCCATTGGCAATTGGCAATTCCTGCCCCTGCTGCTGATCTCGATCGCGTTCAACTTCGGGATCGGCCATCTCCTCATCGTGGCGGAGCTCAAGCCGCTGCAGCGAAAGGCGGCGCTCGCTTTCGGCGTCATCGGCGATCTCGTCGTGCTCGGCATCTTCAAATATGCCGGCTTCGTCACCGAGAACATCAACGCGCTGGCCGGCACGCATCATGCAGTTCACATCCTGCTGCCGGTCGGCATCTCGTTCTATACCTTCACCCAGATCGCGTTTCTGGTCGACGCGCATCGCGGGCAGGTCGCTGCCTATGCGCTGCCGCATTACGCGCTGTTTGTGACTTACTTTCCCCATCTGATCGCCGGGCCCATCCTGCATCACAAGGACATGATCCCGCAATTCGAGCGGGAGAAGGCCAAGCATCCGGACCCGCATCTGATCCTGTGCGGAACCATCATCTTCGCGATCGGCCTGTTCAAGAAGACCTGCATTGCCGACGGCATCCAGCCGCTGGTCGCGCTCGCCTTCGAAGCGCGCTCGCCGAGCTTCGACCAGGCCTGGCTGGGTGCGCTCGCCTACACGTTCCAGCTCTATTTCGACTTCTCCGGCTATTCCGACATGGCGATCGGCATATCGCTGATGTTCGGCATCTTCCTGCCCGTCAACTTCAACTCGCCCTACAAGGCCACCAGCATCGTCGAGTTCTGGCGCCGCTGGCACATGACGCTGTCGCAGTTCCTGCGCGACTATCTCTACATCCCGCTCGGCGGCAACAGGCGCGGCCGCGTGCTGCGCTACGTCAATCTCTTGGTCACGATGCTGCTCGGCGGACTCTGGCACGGCGCGGCCTGGACGTTCGTGGTTTGGGGCGCGCTGCACGGCGTCTATCTCTGCGTCAATCACGCCTTCAACGCACTGGTGCCGGCCATGCCGCCGATGTTTTCGCGCCCCGCACGCGTGTTGGGCTGTGTGCTGACCTTCCTCGCCGTCGTCATCGCCTGGGTGTTCTTCCGTGCCGACAGCGTTGCGTGGGCGCTGCGGGTGCTCCACGCCATGGCTGATCCCTCGATCATCGTGTTCGGCCGCGAGGAGATTGCGGCGCTGGTGCTGGTCTTGATCTACGCCGCGTTGGTGTGGCTGGCACCGAACACACAAGCCATCATGGGATACGATCACGCCGGCCGCAGGGTCGGCGAGAACTTGCGGGCAGGGCGCATGCGGCCGCTGTTTCTCTATGGCGCATCGCTGGTGCTTGCGTTCGGCATTCTGGGGATCCAGAGCCATAGCGAATTCATCTATTTCCGGTTCTGA